The following is a genomic window from Bombus fervidus isolate BK054 chromosome 15, iyBomFerv1, whole genome shotgun sequence.
GAGTATCTTCTGGACTGCGAATCGCGTTGGCTTCCTTGGAGGGCACTGAAATAATATCTTTCTCTTCGTTGACGTTAGAAAGGTCACTGCGTTTGTTCCACTTGGAAATTGTCAATATTTCGATCTCTTGGTATTCGTTGGTCGGTGTCTTGGGCTCGTCATCTTCATACAGAACCTGAGAACCGCATCTAGTCGGGGTGGGTGTTTCCTCGATGTTTATCACAGGCACAGGAATCTCAGCGGTCGGTGTGGAGACTTCGGAAGCCGGAACAGTGGTATCAGGAGAATTCGTCAtagatttaatagaaatagtCGATGACCAAGAGTCTTCTCTCTTGAAGGGAGCTTTTTTTACGGTCGAGTACGCATCTTGGTCGATCGTTATAGATaggttcttcttcttctttaatcCTTTCTTAGGAGTGGAATCACCTTTATCAAAGTCTGACTTCTCTGAAGTAGTTGAAAGCGTTCCAGTGCTGGGTATTGTCTGTTCAGTCTTGAATTTCGACGACTTCTCCTCGGTCTTCCGCTCCTCCTCGATTACGGCGATATTACTGAACTCGGCTGGCGGAGTGGCGACGCTTATTTTAGGATCAGTCTCTTTTTTCTTGTCCAGCTGCCCGCTGCCGAGGTCCTCGACCGCCTGACCTGACTCCGAACTCTTGGAACCAGCGAAATCGAATCCCTTGTTGGTCACTTTCGTCACTTTAGGACTCTCCGGTCCCTTAATCTCGCTCCAGAAATCTATAGATTCCGTGGACGTGCTTTTAGACAAGCTTTCAACCTCTCCGACTACCGCTGGTTTCTGTAAAGGCATTTTGGTCATCAAATTTTCGTCGACGGATATAGATTGTTTTAAAGCATTTGGATCTATCTGTTCTTTGGTTGGAACAGACGTAGAATCCACACTGATACTTCTGTCTAAAGCAACACCGCTCTCGCCAGGAGTATCGACCTTGGAAAGTTTAGTTCTCCACGGGATCTTCGGCTCTTTGTTTGTTTGCGTCTCAGTCTTCGTTGCACTCTGCAGATTGGCTTTTGCCTCcgctttattttctattctgtTACTCTCAGTCTTCTTCGTTGGCACCTTGAAGGGCAATCTTGAAACTTCTTCGACACCTTTTTTTACCATCTTTTCAACACTCGGCCCATTCACCTTGTTATCCTTGTCATCATCTATTACATGTTTTCCTATCTTTTCAGCGACTTTTCCCGAACCTTCTGCTTTTTGCGTGTCACCTTTGAGACCCTCTGACAAGGTCGTTGTAATCACGAGGTTGTTGTTTGCATCATCAAGGGAAGAGGAAGTCTTCGTTAATAGATTATCTTCTTTCAAGGACTGTCCAAGATGATCTACGTTCGACTCTTCGGTAGAAACACCTACTTTGGAGGCGTTCTTCAAGGTCACAGCTTTGTTCACCTTCTTTCCCCAAGATACGACGTGTTCGTCGCGTTCGGCTTTCGTCGGTTTTGCCAGGTACTGCCGTTCTCGTAACGTACACTTTGGCGCTTCTACGGCATTATTTTCATCCGTATTAATTTTAGACGCTTTTGGCAGCCCGTCCGCAGCCGATGGAAGCGCTTCGCTGGCGCTGCTCTCGCTCGCCAACGGCTCAACACTTAACGTCACGTTGCTCTCATCGACCCTTGTGGTCATGGGATCGTCGTAGATCTTGGGTTCTACTAATTGCTCCTTCTTCGCAACAGAGACGACAGAGGACACTGGAAACTCTGGAACCTTTTTATCtagaaattctaatttcttcTGCTTGGGAATTTCAATGGCTTTCTTCTGTAttacttctttcttctcttttggGAAGATTTTATCCTTGGAGGATGTCTTTTGGTTCGTATTCTTATTCTCTTCTTTGACATTTTCAGATGAGATCTGACgaagtattttttctttagaaTACTCTGGCGTTTTCTTAGCCTCTTCCGTGACCTCTACAGGTAAGAtctgattaatttttttttctgtaaGAGACTCTGACGTTTTTTCTGATTTCATTCCATTGGTAATAGTTTCTAATTTCTTCAGAGGATCATTTTTTAGAGTCTCCGGAGGCGTCTTCACCGTGAAATACACGCTGTTTCTCGAAGTATCCTTTATATAGGGTTTCTTCACTGGTAACACGATTTCCGTTTCAGATTCTTCTTCAACCTCACGCCTGTCCGTCTTCCGTGTAAGTAATTTTTTAGGGACGGGAATTTTCACGCTTTCCCTGAACTGTTCCACGGGACTACTGTTCACCCAAATGGTAGAAAAGTCTCCGACACTGTTGCTGGCTTCGACCTTGAACATCTGCGGCCTCGAGCGCTTTCGAACTTTTTCCTCGTCATTCTCACTTGTTTGAACATCCGCAGAGGCGTCGCTGGAGGTACTAGGCGTACGTTCCCTTAAATTTTCACCTACCTCAGGCGGTGACGGCTTTTCGgtagttttctttttctttttcacctTTTTTAAGGTTTTCCTTACCTTCTGCGACGTAGCTTCCTCCTCATCTTGGGACCCAGGTTCTCCATCAACGCTTCTGCAGAAGATAGGAACGGTCCTTGTTCCTCCAGGAGTCCCTTTCTTAATCAAAGTCCCTCTACGAACCTCGTTCTCGATCTCAGCTTGTTCTTCAGCAACCAGAGTATCCAATACCTTTGCCTGAACTTGAGCGTAAGTTACCTCTCTTTCTATCTGTTCAGGATCCAACTGTATATCCGTCGAAGATCTTCTCCTCGTGAATCTTctagtaattttattctttatctgTTGCAGATCTTGAccctcttcgtcttcttccgTTTCCAAACTGACTTGATGGAACAACTGCAAACGTTTCTCCGCCTCGTCGAGTTTCTTGTCCTTGATCAAGAACTTCTCAACCAATAATTCACCCACAGACTTCTCATGCCTTTCGTTATGTTGTCTCAGAGCAGGATTATCTTTCAAGGCTTGGCTTCTGATTTTGATCGTGGGTCTGTCACGACGTAGACGATTTCTTTGATGGCTACTCTCCTGAGTCAGGGTCCTGGGTGTCGAGACGTCGATGTCCGCGGTGTCGATGACGCGTCTAGGCCGGCTGGGCACTGACGCGGGAGAATAACGACGCAGAGTGGACAGTGGGGACTCGGAGATGGTCGACAGATGTGGCGAGTATCGTGACAGCGGCGAATGGAGCGGTCTACGCGAATAACTTCATGAAATTCTGGTTGCTAGACAACGTGGATGCTTCTCTGGCAGTTTTTCTTtggtatttttttaaataataagattCAAAGACCTTGAATTTGGAATAGAACGATCCTGAATATAGCGTATCGTTTGTTTATAGATGAGTCAAATACGAAGAAAGTATGCTAAgctgttaaaaataatttttatcgtaaggAAGGTTGACTAAAAAATAGCAAATCGTTGTTTGGACAGTTACATAATGTTTAAGAAGACTCGGCAATTTTTGTGTCGCGTAATTGTTTCGAACCTGACCTGATAAGCTTCCGATTGCATGGTCTCAATACCAGAAGCTTCTTCTCGCGATGCATTACATTGCAGGGATGGAAAGCGTATCGTGAACACTTGTTACGCGCGTTGCCTCTGAATTTGGCTTCGGCCATGGCCACGACTGATTGACAGATTTCGATTCATGAATCAGTTGTACGCATTTGAACAGTTACACGATGACAAACAAGTAGTAATTGAGCGCACATATGGTTCCACTGACCGATATTAATCATGAAAGGCGACTGAAACTCCTCGTCAGGTTTTTCACTTGTCATTCCTCTACAAATTTAAGCTATTgtcttttgtattatatattttatttagataaataattttccaattatattttctgatcatttttacgtttatctaaataattttctatttaaaaaatatgctgTACGTAAGATATTGgtttaaattgtttaatattgtttttgttgcattaattttgtaaattgctGAAAAAATTCAAGAGGGAAGAAATCTCTcttaattattgttttataactaaaaattctatttgctAATCCTCGGTATACAGCATTAATCGTTACTTATAATGATCTTCCATTtatgtaagaaaaataattttattctctgCGCGTCATTAACATACGTTTATATTAAACCTTTCAGtgttataaaaaagataacgTAATTGCGGATTTTACTAGAGGATTTTTTGGCAATGCAACGAGTGCGACGAAGTTTTATCACGTGGAAACTACACGTCCAGACACTTGGCTATTTTTAAAAGCTAATATTCTCGATGAGCCCGCTGATCCTTTTGATTTACTCCAATCCGCGGACTAATCAATTAATCGTCATATCGCGTTTTACAAATAACTTTGAGATTTGACAGATCGTCTGTCGTATTTATCGTTTGTCAAAATTCCGAATAACATTCTAACAGAGTTATTCTAATTGCAGAGTATCGTGTGCGTACAATTTCACGTCTGCTGCATCAGCATGTTCCGATCTatggaattttcttttcattttccattGGCTGACTCAAAGGAAAATTGGGAAATGCGCTTGCTATTTTGGTTAGCTCCTTTATTGCTCCTCGCGCATTCACGTAACTAACCACCAGAGAAGCCTCCGCGACGACGAACGTCACTCCGCGACCAAGAATAATGGTCCGCGAAGGAAAAGCGAGGAAAGAAAGCGAAGAAAGGAACCGCTTCGTGGAACGCTATTTTCGCTTGGATTAGATGGACGATCGGGTCAAACGGGACGAACAAGTGCAATAATCAAACTCGAAGTGTATGTTTGCCAGAGGATGGTACAAAATGACTGATATTCCGAGAAAGTCCTTtgttcgaaaaagaaaaatctcttTAATTGTAGTGTAAAAGACGATGAACTAAACAAAGCGCCCAATGAGAAATAGTATACGTATACTtgtaagaatattaataacaagaAATTGTGTTTGTCATGTCATTTTATTTAGAcgtaatagaagaaaaattgatacaATGAAGAACACATGTTGCGAAGAGGAACTAAAGACGGCGATGAAAATCAAATGTAAACAGCGTGTTCACTAAGATAGagtggaaaagagaaaaattcaaaatttgtaaaaaagaaaactgttTCGCGATGAAATGCAAAAGATATCTCTGGCAGCAAAACAAATTACCAAAAAATCAATCGAGGCATTTTTTgcatgaaaataaagaaatatagtaTACGGGGTATCTTAGGAGGGCTAAGAGGAAAGGAAACTAATTGGACGAAGAAAAAGCTTACCGTGGAGCACCGGTCATCAATGAACTGTGATTGGAGAAAGGTCCCCCATAGTAATAGGACAAACTGTCTCCGTAGTAGGGCATCGTGGCGATGATTATCCAATAGATTTACGCGTATAGTTGTCGAAGGGCTGGAATTCGAAGAGGAAGCACAATTCGGGAGGCGCGAACAGTGAGCACGAGCGGTTCGACGCTCTCGAAGACGACTGAGTGCGGCACGAATCGCCGGCGAACGCGTTCTCAGGTGTTCGACGAGCCGTTCTCACGGTTCAGGGAGCCAACACCGACTGAGTCTAAGCCAGCGACCCAGTGTAATAATAGAAGTCTAGTATATGTGGCTTCCTAGCGTCTAACTATACTAGCTGGACTGTAATAACCCGTACAACGTCTCATTGcttttctacaaatattttccGTATTGTAGCGTTTACGTGACTCATTGTCAGGACTAGAATTGAATCATATGAACCGATTGTCAAACCTGATGTAACAAGCTTTTTCTCATGCGTTCCTATGGTGTTACCGTTGGTGAACACCGCGAACCATTTTACTAACGCAAAGAGACACGAAAATGGTAAAGAAGgacgattattatttttctataatcgAACACGATaatacgaattttttaaattttaacaataaatgtTTCCGTTTCAGAAAATTGACAAGGACTCGACATAACATAAGGAAATGTTGACAGAAATTTTGGTAAAACGTACATTGGTTAAAATCACTCCTCACTATCATGCTGTTAAAAACACAACAACAACATTGATGAAAGTCGTGAAGAATACCGAAAGACGCGCAATCATGCATCGTGAGGCTCGCGGTATAACATGCACGTCAAATTGCCAGGCGACGAATTTCGTGTCGTTGTCTCTGCAGCCGTATAAAACGCGCATTAATGTGTCAGCGGAGCCACGGTTTCGCGTTGTTTTGTATTCGACCATCGAGACCCGCGCCAAATGTTTCTTTCCTGGGTGCCTATTGTTACTTGTTCAGGGAAACTTAGAAATAGCCAACGAATGGCAACGAATTCTATTTCAAGTCAATTCTACAACTAACTttagtttcaaaatttactttaaaagttaaattttACAGAACTCGTGATACAAATTTACATTGCTATCATGGTGAAACTTAAACTTAAGGTGCATCAAGGTGAAaaggatatacatatatacaagaCGAttgttttcatgaaaattcttTGGCTTAAATCTTACTTACCGTCGCATCTGAGACCTTGTCGAAAAAAACCATACAACAAGGAACCGCAATGATCACAAAAGGTCGGTGACATGAACGTATAAGGACGAAACCTGTGAGGCACATCTACCTTGAAACGCTCCCTCAAGTACTGCCATCGAACAAgtattaacaaaattagaacGATTCTGTGTAAGATTAGATGTTGcgttactttgaacaaatagCATAAACAGATGCAGTGTGGGCTACCAGAAATAACACACAAccactttttataaaaatagatatcaaatactttcacaaaatttcaatgtccttactgcaaaaaaaaaaaagacacatatatataattagatCTGTTTTCAGGGACACAAATTTGGATTTCGGGTTCTAAATTGCTGGAAAATTATATGTCtgaaaatattcagaatttgGTAGAATTCACCGTTGCATCATGAGCAAACGTTTGCACACGGATTCTCGACGTTtagaaataaacataaattttagcATACGAGACAACATTAAAAACAGTGTTGTTTTCCATGATCATGAATGATCTACACGTCATTAATCAAATAAGCAAACATAGTTTCCTCGGGATATACATTGAACTTTTACTAAAAAACACCACTGATTCTCATTAAAGGAAATGGACGAACGAATATCAATTATTCTCATAAATcttaaagaaaatttgtcgCTTGTACGGTGAAGTTGTATAAAGCGGATAATACACTTACTATCGTGTTTTCGGATTCCCTGCCACTTTCCGGGCACTTGGTTAACAATTTATCATGGCACTTCTTGTGCACCGCTGTTTGGCAGGCTGAAACGCACGAATGGAATATTAATAGAGGTACAACGTGGCCGGTACAGTTAGAAAAAGTGCTGTCTGGGATATAATATTTACCTTGGCATTGATACCCTTGCTTTCCGAATCCCCTGCGACAAAGAGCACATCCCAGATTAATTGGAAAATACGCCGTACTTGAGGAAACCGCTGGCCGATACTTGAATGATATGCCGAACGGCACAGTGCAAACTATTTTTAGATGTCCGCACGTACATCGTCAAAGCAGCCGTCTTTTACGATAAATCGAAACTCTTCGATTATTACTACGCTGTTTGAGAGCGAATGTTCTCGATAAACCGTGTGTTCGTGGCTGCTTTGTTTCCTCAAGACATTTTACTCGTTTTCTATAGGCGAATCTTTGCCCGTTAATGTatctcttttatatttctttcatttatgtTTTAGAAACTTTACCAAAGGAAATCCTTGCAAAAGGCGCAGAAGGTCGGTTGTCTGAAGAATTTTGCAACTAGTTTGTGACCTCGAACCACGTGCACCTTGTTATGTTTTACTGCTCCTCTTCTTTTCGTAATTGCTCCTCCAATGTTGTTTTTCTCGCGTGCAGGAGACACAGATGCAGCCGTGATATCCCGTCGGGGAACCCTggttttatatacatatgttttcCCTGTGGACGTTGTCGGTGGTAGATCCGTTGGATTTAGTACTGGAATTCTGGTTCTGaaaccgtatcacgccatttttCTTATATCCTTCAATTATTGCTTTTTCACGCGTATTTTCAATGaaggtaaaatttaatttgatgtTATAAACTCGTATTTCTCTCTTCACAATCTTTTAAAGAGCCATTAAGAGAATTTGACCTTCATTTTCGTTTAGTGTTTGTTGATTCAATTGTACGCTTGTAATTAAAGttcctaatatttattttgaacgTGGAAATTTTAAGATGAAGTTAACTCGATGGATTaaactgaaatatttaatgaaaaatttattgcgGTGGACAGATTCGAATAGCGGCTGTTCTAATGGCAGATCTTACTGTGCTCTGTAGTAAACTCTGTAGTAAACATTGTAACATTTTCAAGCTTCcaaaatttgtatatctaAACTGAAGTATTTCATATCAAAGTTTGGTTTCTAAAAGACAATCTGATTAAACATCTTCTATTATAACAGTGTAAAATTGTGAAATGTATTTAACTATCAATTAATTACAGGTATTTTATCTGGAGGGATTGATTAACAACAGAAGATAACATGGAACAGTTATGGAACATTTAACAAGCTTTACCTACCGAGTGGCTCACCTGTAAGTGTATCCTTCCGCGCCCACGCGTGCCTGCGGGCTCTTACGAGCCTGTGGACTTCTTCCAGCTCGTGGGCTTCTACGGTCCCCGGAGGACTTCCGGCCTGAACCACCGCCTGCGTTGCGCCTCTTCGCGTGAGCACCACCGGTGAACATCATTTTCCTATTCACCTACTTACTCTCTTTGCCTTCTATCCACACTAATTCTTTTGTCATTGATGACAATTCATTCAAATGCTTCAACGTCGAAAAATAACACTGCTAACATGCTAAACGTTCGCGAATCAGTACCTGAATCACCGCGTGCCCGATCGTCGATGCTATCTTTTTAGTTTCCCGCCTCGTGACGCTCGAATTCCGGGGCACTTGGCCGCGTAATGCCAGAAGAATTCTCGTCCATCGGCCAGCAACATTTTCCTTTCTGTCCGCCACGAACAAGGCATCGGTCACTTCCAATCGATTAAAACTTACTGACTCTACCTTCGCGAAGAAACAGCGGGCAGAACACGTCACATTGTTAgtgaaattataatagattGTTCTCGACTAAAAAAATGGGTCATCAGAGGAATTGTGACCTTGACGAGTCAAGTCAACAAGAAACGAAGTATAACCATTAAATCTTCTAAATCTCGATCATCTCCTTTATTGAGGATTACACTGGACTCCTTAATTGGCCATTTTAATTGTATCAACGATATCGTTACTCGCCTGAATAAGTTCTGATAATTGATTGACTTTTTCAGATTCGATGTCACCTTCAGCACTGTTCACTTACCACTGATTTCGACGTTTTTAACCTTTGTGCACcaattaataatagtaataagagctacgattataattaaaaagatatggCTTCCAAGCGAGAAGGAAAATCTCTGAAGTTGTCACAGAAATTTTTGAGGGAAAAGGTTAGAAGACACCGAGTCTCTTCTTCAGTCTCACTCTTCTCACCCTTGCGAAGATCACACGTTTTTGATCAAATGGATGTATGACTAATACTCGAGAAAGAGAACGTTACGTTGACTATGGAAGTGGAAGATGTCTGTTCTTTccaattttctcttctttggTCCAACGTCCCGATGTGATACATCGTTTCAACAGGAATGTGTCGCGACCAAAAGTAGTATTAACGATATTCAAACGTCAGCTACACGGTTTGATTGACTCCACACGATATTTGAATGCTGTACTTTAGTAagtctctttcgttttctgAAAATAACGACTACTAACTGCTGTAATCTATGGAATACATACGATCAAATTGAAAACTATGGATCATCGCGTGGATGTTGACGAACATCGGAACTGGATTTTGACGCCTAAAACGTTGTGTAGCTTTGCACGAAACTCTCGAATCTATAAATATCAGCCTGTTGAATACCGCCCGCCATCGAGTCGAGTAGCGCCGCGCACGGGAAATATTAGAATGCGCTATCCGGCGCGTTTTCCAGCCTGGAAAAGCGAATggatttgagaaaaatttctGGACAGGTTAAAAAAATAGATTCATGTATTAGATAAGGAATAACTTGTACATTTCAGGCAAGCTTGACTCTggttgctttttttttttaataaatttgaatagtGTAAAAAAAAACACACACTAACgagtgatttttttttatgcaaACGAATGTATTTGTTCGATGTGTAATTAACAGATGTGTACAATGAGTTCGTTTTCTTACATATCAAGTACAGGAAAACAATAGCAATTACTCATTATTTGTATCGTGagtagaatttttttccacgttaattaatatctttgcTGTTCCATTGCTGCACATTGCATCAAAGAGCAATTTTGTGACTGACTCCCCTCATTCTTCCTCGTGGAACAAACGAGCGATTGTCATGTCGATAAATATCGTTAAGCAGAAAATTAAAGAGAGAAGCCGTTTTATACACAGCCTTTGAAATACCGCGAGGAAATTGTCCGATTTTCTTGGGTACTATATACAGTTAAAGTAAAGTACAAATAGTTACAGATTCGATCATGGAACAACCTGAACATTTTGTGCTCGCGATAGAACCTTATGTAATATATGTTTCAAACAGACTCAGGATGTTTTCTCGTCGATGAACATATCCAGAGCTGTTATTTTCGCTCACGGCGGAACTACATcttaaataatgaaactaatcttaattttcttaaaaggtacaatatttatatatttatatttatgtatagcGGACAAGGAATAGAGAATCCTAAATCGATACGAACATCGCTACAATAAAAATCCAAATGATTCTTATAAAGAGACTGCTCACTGGAAACTAAAAACGCTGTTCTTCTTCAAAGCGCACAACGCGGTTTCGTGACTGAtttgtgtgtgtatatgtgtatatgtgtgttCGCATTATGCTATTATCAAAACTCCCTAGCCAGTGGTTTTCTCGGTTCCTTTTAAAAAACGCTGTTTGAAATTCGTGTAAAAGAATTATCGGTTGGGAAtgattagaaaatatataccaGAAAGAATTCGGCTTGGTATTTTCGCCTTTTTTGTCTCCTCTTGCTTGTCTGCAAACATCAGTGCACCACGGGATATATCATCGAAGTCTAAGAACTTCCACAAGGGGAAAAAGCGCGAATCATAGCCATAGTTCTATTGTGTACGAATTACTATAGAAACAAATAGGGCCTGATAACTTCGACGTAGTTTCCCGAATCTTGTTCTCACGTGTTAACAACTTCTGTATCGCGTACATTTAGATGATAACTGGCAAACAGCTCGCAGGGACGACTGATCGACTGTCACTGGTCAGTAGCTGATCTCTTGGGTCGGCGTTCCTCTTCGAGTAGTCTGCGTTCTTCTGCGAGTAGTAGCCGCTCTTCCAACAAATCATGGAGTTGTTCCACTTCCTTTGGAGCTGCTTGAATAATGAAGATTCTGATACTTCCTTGAACATCCATCGCCGTTAGTCTTAATGATTTAAGTGCCGCTCGTTCCGCGATCATTCCTGGCCATACTTTTGTGTTCATAATTAATCTCTGCGTTCCTGCAGTACGTCCCACTAATCGAGATTCTCCGTCGCGGTCGTTTAGCCTTAAAGTACCTCTACCTCTTTCTTGCCAACTGCCACTAGCCTGAACAAAATCGGAAATTTATCGTGAATGAATCattctgaaaaattgaaagcaaaaataattcttatacATACCTTGTCAAATGCAAAGAATTTACAATTAATCTGAAGAACATTTGTTTCTCCTTCTTCACCAGTTAGTGGTGTTATTTGACTATACTTCCTCTTATTAGCACGGTTTGCTTCTTCTAATTTTTGAGCAGCTTCGGTTAATGTTAGACTTGATTTGGAGGTAGTACGGCATGCTGCTGACGCACTGGAAAAAAGAAGCTCTGTGGAACCATTTGCATTTGtgctttcctcctttttttccttcttctccttGTCTTCCGCTTTGTCAGAATTTTCTGCATCATTTGCGATCACAACGCGTTCTTGTAAGTTCTGACCAAATACAAAGTTTGGTTCTGATACACAAGGCGTTATTGTAGTATTTACACTATCTTTTGTGCTTGTGCCTAGCAACAGGAAGGTGGGCTTCACTTCCTCATTTGGTTTGTCTTCCCTTTTAGCTTCTTTTACTTCACTTTTACTTTCTGTTACTTCATCTTTAGTTTCTCTTACTTCActattatcatttttcttttcactcTTATCATCCTTTTCTTTGTTCTTATCTTCCtttgtttctgttttattattttccttttccttatTCTTTTCATCTAGTAATGAATCTGTGGCTTTTGCAAATGGATTCTGAAACTTAGCTGGTTGTAGATATACTTTAGTAGTAGGCTTACTGTTTGTCACTGTGCTCAATTGAGAGGGCCACAACGTAGATGACTTTCTTTCCTCAACTAAGTTCTTGATGGAATCACTACACCCAAACGTTGTTCTAAACTTTGACGCAGCTAACACTGGCCTGTTAGAACTCGAGGGTGATTCCTGGGTATTATTTTCTGTCGATGAGCTCTCCATTTCTTCTGAAATGATTCAGATTTCATAAACTACTAGTCATAAATTGTTACATGCAAGTAATACTTTCACATCATAACCTATGTGGTTTCCAACAAAAGTTATTGGGACTGGTCAAAAATTGTGCTACATTGTAGcgaaataacgaaaatatatcaaatatagcAATTGTATGTAAATATCATAGAAAAAACTGACGATAAAGTTACGCATGTGGAACAAAAAATAACACTGCGTATTTACCACTGGTGGAATTTTCAGATGAATCCCCTGGTGATTCTTGTGGTGGATCTACCTTTAAAACATAGGATGGTCGATTCgtctcttctttattttctacgtGAAATTCAAAAACAGATAGTTAACATGATTgtcaaacaaaattatttcctcAATCTGTCGTAACGCTCTAGAGAGTAAATATTGCCGAAAAAGGAAGATACGGAAATACATAGGATTCAAAGAATAATATGGATTAAAAAAAACGATGATTTTCTaagaattatcaattattataatttacataatcGTGCAgaatttatcgttaatttacTGTATAGGAAAAGAATCACAAAACGCACCCTTGCAGTCCGCCATTTTTTACGTGGAAGTGGTCAAGTGTCGCCATCTAGCCAtattattagaagataaaaaaatattctctacTACATGTGATCCATGCACAGATtcatatatacgtgtatatacaGTTACATATTGTACGTGgtaataatatcaa
Proteins encoded in this region:
- the Ranbp3 gene encoding ran-binding protein 3 isoform X1; the protein is MADCKENKEETNRPSYVLKVDPPQESPGDSSENSTSEEMESSSTENNTQESPSSSNRPVLAASKFRTTFGCSDSIKNLVEERKSSTLWPSQLSTVTNSKPTTKVYLQPAKFQNPFAKATDSLLDEKNKEKENNKTETKEDKNKEKDDKSEKKNDNSEVRETKDEVTESKSEVKEAKREDKPNEEVKPTFLLLGTSTKDSVNTTITPCVSEPNFVFGQNLQERVVIANDAENSDKAEDKEKKEKKEESTNANGSTELLFSSASAACRTTSKSSLTLTEAAQKLEEANRANKRKYSQITPLTGEEGETNVLQINCKFFAFDKASGSWQERGRGTLRLNDRDGESRLVGRTAGTQRLIMNTKVWPGMIAERAALKSLRLTAMDVQGSIRIFIIQAAPKEVEQLHDLLEERLLLAEERRLLEEERRPKRSATDQ
- the Ranbp3 gene encoding ran-binding protein 3 isoform X2, whose product is MADCKENKEETNRPSYVLKVDPPQESPGDSSENSTSEMESSSTENNTQESPSSSNRPVLAASKFRTTFGCSDSIKNLVEERKSSTLWPSQLSTVTNSKPTTKVYLQPAKFQNPFAKATDSLLDEKNKEKENNKTETKEDKNKEKDDKSEKKNDNSEVRETKDEVTESKSEVKEAKREDKPNEEVKPTFLLLGTSTKDSVNTTITPCVSEPNFVFGQNLQERVVIANDAENSDKAEDKEKKEKKEESTNANGSTELLFSSASAACRTTSKSSLTLTEAAQKLEEANRANKRKYSQITPLTGEEGETNVLQINCKFFAFDKASGSWQERGRGTLRLNDRDGESRLVGRTAGTQRLIMNTKVWPGMIAERAALKSLRLTAMDVQGSIRIFIIQAAPKEVEQLHDLLEERLLLAEERRLLEEERRPKRSATDQ